CCCTCACCTTCAGATGGAGGGAGAGTATTGGAACTTGATTTTGTATAATTTAGACGAGGAGGGCTTGCCTGAACGAAAGATTGACCTTTTTCAGGCAGTGCGAAACTACAATCCGAAAGGCGTTCCTACAAGACTGATTGGCTCGTATTACGTTGAGGACACTCACTACTTTGGGTTAAAAATTGTAGATTTAACGGATGAAGAGAGTCGAAGTTACAAAACAGTCTATCTCAATTTGGAGACCGAAAAAGTAGTGGATCTTCCAAAAGACACAAAGTTTGGGATGGATTCAATTATCAGTAGTACTGCAAGAACAACAAACTACGATAAGGTTCTAGACTCTAAGGGTTATATTGATCCATCAAATGAGATCGTCACAACTAGGCTTGAAGGACAAGTTCCAGATCCTAACATCAATCTCTATAGCCTTTATCCAGACCTAGAAGATAAACTCATCAATCAGGACTGGTCGCTTTATATCCGTCCAGATAAGGTCACACCGGATGAGTGGTTTGACACCCTTCTTCATTGGTTCGCACCCAAGGGGGAAGACATCCTAACTGTTTATGGACGTAATGATGATGGGAAAGCCTCAGATGTTCAGATTCATAACAGCCAAGAGGCGAATGCCTGGTTGGAGAAACATCCTGCCCTTCGGAATGTAGACTACTATAGAGCAGACGGGAGTGATAAAGAGTGAGTAATAAGAAAATTAATCCAGATAATCTCAGCCGTGTGAACGGAGCTTTTAAGGATATGAGTGGCGAGTTAAAAAACAATGTTTCAGACTTAATTTCTTCTAGTGCGACAGAGAAGCTTCAAGCTGCGACAGATGGCATAAAAAAACTATCAAAGGAAATGGTTGCGACGATTAGCTCCTTAGATGAGTATCTTGGAGCAGTAGGTGAGGCTTTTAGAAACGCAGATGCTAGTATGGCTCAGTCCATCGGACAGAATATGTATACGAAAGCACCTGAGTCACGAGCGGAGCGCAGAGAACGCTATATCCAAGGTGGAAAAGATTCCCAAGAACGCCACAATCGTAGAAAAATGGCAGATATCGCAGAGGGTCGATATCATGATTTTCCATAATTATATGAACTCACCTGAAAATAATTCAGGTGGGTTTCTTTTGTTTTTCCCATCTTCTAACGGTATCTCTCATATGGTATAATGAGTTGAGGATTGTTCCTCATCTTATGTTAGATGCGGCCGAGATCACCCAGACAGGTCGCGCTTATCTGCAGGTCGGAAATAATGAAGTCTATGAACTCTTCCAGTCAGCCTGGTCAGGGGCGGACTACCAGCCGGACAAGGACGATATGGGGATTGAGGATCACACCATCTATCTGATCAATGAATTGGGCCAATATGAAATCTTGAATGAAGACCTATCGGGCTTAGAAGAAGCCGAAGAGATCAAGGAAGTTCCGACAGAGTTGGATGCGATTGTGCAGCATATCCAAGTTTTGTGTGAAGAACAAGAAATTCCTCCAGTACCACAGCCTTGGCTGCCACCGTTGAAAGATAGAATCACGCTAGAGGACTTGGAAGTCGTGCAGCCAGCAGAGGCTTGGAAGCAAGAGAAGTCTCTTTCCTTCCTATTGGGAATGGCGGACATCCCGCAGGATCAGAAGCAAGAAGCTGTGTCTATCGATCTATCCAAGGATGGGCATGTCCTGCTCTACGGAAGTCCGGGTACTGGAAAGACCACCTTCCTTAAAAGAAGCATTCAATTCGTTTAACGATGTTGGAGGAGGAAGTGTGTCAACTGGACTTGAAGGAAACCAAAAGGTAATCTCGACACGTTTTTCTTCAGCTTTTGATTTGCAGTCTGCTCTATCTTATGCAGACTATCAAGAAAATGGCTTGCGAAACATCGTTTATCAACAGGCTTTGGCTGAAACGGGTGATAAAAATATAGCACTTAATAGTTTAAAAGCCTTTGATGAAAAGATGAAAGACGCCAAAATTTATAATAGTACGGTGACAAACTTTATTAAAGGGGATAACATTGTTACACCTAAGCCATCTGAGCTTTTTAATGCGTTTAGTCAAATTCAAGATGAAAAAATTATTCCATCTAAAGGACATTGGCAAGAGTATCAAGAATCAATCTTAATGCAAGGGAAGGATGCTGATATAACTTATCGTAGAGGAGAAGATATCCGAATCCAACATAATCAACTGTTTGATCGTTTAGTTGGTTCAGGAGGACAATAAATGAATAAAAGAAAACAAATTATTTTAGTGATTGCTGTCTTACTGGTGGTCTTTTGTAGCTTTGTTTATCTAAAAAAACAATTCTTTTCTTCCTCCAAGCCAAAGGAAGAGACCATAAAGAAAACTCTTGTATTTGATTCTTCGCTGAAAGATATTACTCTGATAGATGATGAGCGCTATGTCTTAGTTAGTCCTAAAGATGTAAATTGGCAATCTAACGATTTAGTAATTACAAGAAATTATGTAGTTTCCTCTTTTGTATCATATGATCAAACATATTCTAAAGAATATAAAAGATTATCTAGTAAGCTCACAGCATTCGAAATTTTAACCTATGATCTGCGTAAGAAAAATTTTGAAGAAAAGCGTATAGACCTCAAAAAGACTGTAGAGAAGTATACTTCAGAGTATAGCTTGATAGATGATGGTTCTATGGAAAATATAGGGTTCGGTATTCATCATGATAACATAGATTATATAGAAGTTTTTGTATCTAAAAAAAATAATATAAAAGAAAGAAAAACACTATTGTTAAATCTGGAAAATGGGAAATTGACGGAGCTTAGTGAAGCGATGGAAGAGGTAGTTCTCGCACAAAATAGTTTCCCTTCCCTATCTAGAACAAATCTTGATGATATTCTATATTTTAATGGATTTTCAGATTTAAATGATTTAGGTTATATTAATGATAAAAAGAAGAACAAGATTGGACAGGATATTAACTTTAGCCATGAGTTTCCTGACTTGGTAAAGCGTTTAAAGAAAAATAGAATTACAGAAATTCTATATCGAAGAGGCTTGGTTTCTCCTGCAGATTACTATGAAGATCTTCGCCATTGGTTTGCGCCAGTTGGTCAGGATAAGCTAGATATAGTCGCAAAGGATTATGAAACGAATGAAGAAACTCCTTTAAATAATTACCAAGAATTCATTGATTGGTCCAAAGCGGAAGCTCAAAAAGCACAGGAAAGCATAAACGCAAATAGGAAAAAAGAGACAAATTAATACGCCATACGAAACATCTGTTCGGTTAGATGCGGCAGTAATGTCGGGAGGTCAAAATGATGCTTCAGAGTGGGTTGATGATGAATGATTTGCAGTCTGCTCTATCTTATGCAGACTATCAAGAAAATGGCTTGCGAAACATCGTTTATCAACAGGCTTTGACTGAAACGGGTAATAAGGACAATAAATGAATAAAAGAAAACAATTTATTTTAGTGATAGCTGTCTTACTAGTAGCTTTCTGTAGCTTTGTTTATCTAAAAAAACAATTCTTTTCTCCTTCCAAGCCAAAGGAAGAGTCCAGAAAGGAAACGATTGCATTTGATTCTTCGCTGAAAGATATCACTCTAACAAATGATGGGCGCTATGTCTTAGTTAGTCCTAGTAGCTCAAAGTGGCATTCTAATAATTTAAGAATTAGTCGGAACTACGTAGTCTCAACATTTATAACTTATGAGCACTTTTATGCAAAAAAGAATACCCTACCATCAAGTAAACTCGTAAAATTTGATATTATCACTTATGATTTACGTAAAAAAAATTTCGTTGAAAAGCGCATAGACCTCAAAAAGGTCGTAGAAGAATACGATTCAGATTACGGCTTGAGAGATGACGGGTCCCTCCAAGTAGTTGGTTCTAGTTTCTATTTTGAGGGTAAAGATTATGTACGGCTTTTTGTTTCAAAAAGAAAAAATTTAGAAGAAACAAAAAGCCTAGTATTAAATTTGGAAAATGGGAAATTGACAGAGCTTAGTGAAGCGATGGAAGAAGTGAGTACCGCACAAAATAGTTTCCCTTCCCTGTCCAGAACCAATCTCGATGATATTCTATATTTTAATGGATTTTCAGATTCAAACAATTTAGGTTATATTAATGATAAGAAGAACAAGATTGGGCAGGATATTAACTTTAGCCATGAGTTTCCTGACTTGGTAAAGCGTTTAAAGAAAAATAGAATTACAAAAATTCTGTATCGTAGGGGCTTGGTTTCTCCTGCAGATTACTATGAAGATCTTCGCCATTGGTTTGCGCCAGTTGGTCAGGATAAGCTAGATATAATCGCAAAGGATTATGAAACGAACGAAGAAACCCCTTTAAATAATTACCAAGAATTCATTGATTGGTCCAAAGCGGAAGCTCAAAAAGCACAGGAAAGGATAAAAGCAAATGGGAAAAAAGAGACAAATTAATACGACACAAATTTACGAAACATCTGTTCGGTTAGATGCGGCAGTAATGTCGGGAGGTACAAATGATGCTTCAGAGTGGGTTGATGATGTGTCTACAGAATTATTTGCAGATTGCAATACCTTATTGGATGAGGCTTCAGCAGATATTCATACTATGGTAGAGAATCTTAATAACTACTTAAATTCTGTAGCAGCAGAATTTGAGAAAGCTGATTCAAAAATGGCAAAATTAATATCTGCAAATAATGGCTTGGAATCTATCCCAATGGAAAATAAAAAAGCTGCAGAAAAGGAAAAAATTCGCTCGAATGATTATTATAATGAATTGAAAAAAAAGTAAATAATCTCTATACTCTTTCCGATTTTATATTTAATGTTATGATATAACAATGTGGTTATTTCTTTTAGAGCGAGTGATACTTCTCTAGTTTTCATCAGCAATTCTGCCCTGTTATTCTCCAAAGGGTTATAGTTTTTGCCCTAACCTTCCCTGCTTATGCTATAATAGTCTATAGAAAGTCGAGGGAATGATGAAGAAAATATTATTAGTGGTTGTGGTACAGGGAGTGGCCTTGTTTGTTATAACGGGTCTACTCTGTTATTTTATGCGAGGGGATTTTTTCTTCCGTGCTTTGGCGCCGATTTTTGGTCTGGCAGCTGGAGCCTTTCGCTTCTTGACAGCCATGGTGACAAAAACGCTTGCCCCCAGTCTATATGATGATGGGAAGAAAAAGGAATAGTCTATATGAAATTAGGAGGTCTGAGAATATTGATTCCAGACCTTTTTTATAAAAGTGGTCACTAGAATAAAGACTTTTAATTTTTTTCAGAAAAAGGACAGGTAGGGAGGCTTTCCTAGGCTCTTTGTGGTAAAATAGTAACAGAATTAAAATTTTGGAGAGTAAAGATGAAACGTTCAATGTATGCGGGACGTGTTCGTAGTGAGCATGTCGGTCAGGAAATTACTTTGAAAGGTTGGGTTGCCCGCCGTCGCGATTTGGGAGGCTTGATTTTTATTGATCTGCGTGACCGTGAAGGGATTATGCAGCTAGTTATTAATCCTGAGAGTGTTTCAGATGAGGTCATGAAGACAGCTGAGAGCCTGCGCAGCGAATTTGTCATTGAAGTGACTGGCAAGGTAGCCGCGCGTGAGCAGGCCAATGACAAGCTGGCCACAGGAAGTGTAGAACTTCACGTAGACAGTCTGACAGTACTGAATACTGCTAAAACGACTCCTTTTGAGATTAAGGATGGGATTGAAGCCAATGATGATACGCGCTTGCGCTACCGTTATTTGGATCTGCGTCGCCCAGAAATGCTAGAAAATCTCAAGTTGCGTGCTAAAGTGACTCATTCCATCCGCAATTATTTGGATGAGCTGGAGTTTATCGATGTAGAGACACCATTTTTGACCAAGTCAACGCCTGAAGGAGCGCGTGACTATTTGGTGCCGAGCCGGGTCAACCAAGGTCATTTCTATGCCCTGCCTCAAAGCCCACAGATTACCAAGCAGCTGTTGATGAATGCTGGCTTTGACCGTTATTACCAGATTGTCAAGTGTTTCCGAGACGAGGACTTACGTGGAGACCGTCAACCAGAGTTTACACAGGTGGACTTGGAAACTTCTTTCCTATCTGAGCAAGAAATCCAAGACATTACAGAAGGCTTGATTGCCCGTGTCATGAAGGAAACCAAGGGAATTGAAGTGACCTTGCCTTTCCCACGGATGAAATATGACGATGTTATGGCTCTCTATGGTAGCGACAAGCCAGATACTCGCTTTGACATGTTATTGCAGGACTTGACAGAGCTTGTCAAGGGTGTTGACTTTAAGGTCTTTTCTGAGGCACCAGCTGTCAAGGCGATTGTAGTGAAAAATGCTGCTGACAAATACTCGCGTAAAGACATTGATAAGCTGACAGAGCAAGCTAAGCAGTATGGAGCCAAGGGACTTGCTTGGGTGAAAGTAGTTGATGGAGAACTGGCCGGGCCTGTTGCCAAGTTCTTGACAGACCTGTCAAGTGAGTTGACAGCTGCTTTACAATTAGAAGAAAACGACTTGGTTCTCTTTGTAGCAGATACATTGGATGTTGCCAACGCAGCTTTGGGGGCTCTTCGTGTTCGCCTAGGTAAGGAATTAGGTTTGATTGACCCTGCTAAGTTTAACTACTTGTGGGTGGTAGATTGGCCAATGTTTGAGTGGTCTGAAGAAGAAGGCCGCTATATGAGTGCTCACCATCCATTCACTCTGCCTCAAAAGGATTCTGAGCAGGAGCTGGAAGGAGACTTGAGCAAGGTTCGTGCAGTTGCCTATGATATCGTACTCAATGGCTATGAACTAGGTGGTGGTAGCCTACGGATCAACCAAAAAGATCTGCAGGAACGTATGTTTAAGGCTTTAGGCTTCTCAGCTGAAGAAGCGCAAGACCAGTTCGGCTTCCTTCTAGAAGCCATGGATTATGGTTTCCCACCACATGGAGGTCTGGCTTTGGGTCTGGATCGCTTCGTCATGCTTTTGGCTGGTGAAGAAAATATCCGTGAAGTCATTGCTTTTCCTAAGAATAACAAGGCTTCTGACCCAATGACGCAAGCACCAAGCTTGGTTGCTCCAGCACAATTAGAGGAATTAAGTTTACAAGTAGAATCACATGAAAAAGACTAGTTTGCGGAAACTTTTTCGCTATTATCTTCATCGCTTTGCCTATCATGTCAAGTTGCTAGAAGTTCTGAAAAGTATTTCGCGTGAAAAATATGATGAGAAATTTTCGGCCTCTCTGGTATACGGCTTTCTCTCAGCGGTAGCGGTCAATTTCTTCTTTCAGCCAGGTCATGTCTACTCAAGTGGTGCAACGGGCTTGGCGCAGATTGTCTCGGCTTTGAGTGGTCGTTTTATCGGCTTTACCATTCCAGTTTCCATTACTTTTTATGCGATCAATATTCCACTGAGGATTTTGGCTTGGTACCAAATCGGGCATAAATTTACTGTTTTTACGTTTATCACTGTTTCGATGAGCTCGCTTTTTATCCATTTTGTGCCAGAAGTGACATTGACGACCAATCCCATTATCAATGCCTTGTTTGGGGGAGTTGTCATGGGGACAGGGATCGGCTTTGCCCTCAAGTCAAGCATTTCAAGTGGAGGGACAGATATTGTTAGTCTGACCATTCGCAAGAAAACAGGCCGTAATGTAGGCAGTATCTCCCTGATTGTAAATGGCATTATTATGCTGATTGCTGGTCTGACCTTCGGTTGGGAATACGCTCTCTACTCGATGATTACCATCTTTGTATCGAGCCGTGTAACGGATGCTGTCTTTACGAAGCAAAAGCGGATGCAGGCTATGATTATCACCAGTCATCCTGAAGAGGTAATTAACAAGATTCACAACAAACTCCACCGCGGTGCGACCATTATCAATGGAGCGGAGGGAACTTACAATCACGAGCAAAAGGCGGTACTGATTACAGTCATTACCCGTGCCGAGTTTAGCGAATTTAAGTACATCATGAAACAGACGGATCCGACCGCCTTTGTATCCGTATCTGACAACGTACATATTTTAGGAAGATTTGTAGAAGAGTAGGCTTAGGTATTGCGACCTTGCTGTCGAATCCTACTCAAACTCAATGATTATATCTATACATAAAAAAGAACAAGTTCAGCTGGATGTCTTTCCATCCAGAATGGACCTGTTCTTTTTTATAGTTATTGCTTTATTTCAAAACCAAGACTTGCTTAGCAGGAACCGTATAAGAGTCTGCTAGCGGGGCGATTGGTTTTTTAGCGTTAATGTGCGGATACTGAAGGTGGATGCTTTGCTTCATTTTGTTTTCATAAGTCGCTGCTTCAGTACCAAAGTTAATCAAGATGGTCAGCGCTTGTTTATCTTTTTGAATCTTATATTCAACGAGGCTAGGGCTGAGCCATTTGACCTGACAAGCCTTTTGAATAGCAGAGCTAGTTGTCAGAGTCAAAAGCGGATGAGCCTTTCTAAAGGCAATGAGTTGCTTCAAAAATTCAATGTCTTCAGTGTAGTGAAGTGAGCGCAGCCAGTCTAGCTTGTTGACATCATCAGGCAGGTTGTAGGTGTTGTCAATCAGATTTTTAGTCCGATAAAATTCCTGCCCGCTGTGGAGGAAAGGCACCCCTTGTGCTAAGAGAACGATGTGCAGTGCTAGACGAGAGTTAGCTAGGCGCTGACGGAGGCTGATATTTGGATTTTGAATATCAAAATAATCAAACACCGTTGCATTGTCATGGCATTCTACATAGTTGATCGCCTGATGAGGCGCTAGGAAATGTTGCTCTCCTGTCAGGCCAACATTGGCTGTCAGGACATTTTCTAGCCAGCTGGTCGCATGCTCTTTGTCCAGTCGGCTACCTTGGACGATGGTTTGCTTGATCGTATCACGGAAATGATCGCTGAAGAATCCATACTCAGGTAGTTGTTCAGCGTTGAACTGATGAGCTAGAAGGTC
Above is a window of Streptococcus cristatus ATCC 51100 DNA encoding:
- the aspS gene encoding aspartate--tRNA ligase, with the protein product MKRSMYAGRVRSEHVGQEITLKGWVARRRDLGGLIFIDLRDREGIMQLVINPESVSDEVMKTAESLRSEFVIEVTGKVAAREQANDKLATGSVELHVDSLTVLNTAKTTPFEIKDGIEANDDTRLRYRYLDLRRPEMLENLKLRAKVTHSIRNYLDELEFIDVETPFLTKSTPEGARDYLVPSRVNQGHFYALPQSPQITKQLLMNAGFDRYYQIVKCFRDEDLRGDRQPEFTQVDLETSFLSEQEIQDITEGLIARVMKETKGIEVTLPFPRMKYDDVMALYGSDKPDTRFDMLLQDLTELVKGVDFKVFSEAPAVKAIVVKNAADKYSRKDIDKLTEQAKQYGAKGLAWVKVVDGELAGPVAKFLTDLSSELTAALQLEENDLVLFVADTLDVANAALGALRVRLGKELGLIDPAKFNYLWVVDWPMFEWSEEEGRYMSAHHPFTLPQKDSEQELEGDLSKVRAVAYDIVLNGYELGGGSLRINQKDLQERMFKALGFSAEEAQDQFGFLLEAMDYGFPPHGGLALGLDRFVMLLAGEENIREVIAFPKNNKASDPMTQAPSLVAPAQLEELSLQVESHEKD
- a CDS encoding YitT family protein; this encodes MKKTSLRKLFRYYLHRFAYHVKLLEVLKSISREKYDEKFSASLVYGFLSAVAVNFFFQPGHVYSSGATGLAQIVSALSGRFIGFTIPVSITFYAINIPLRILAWYQIGHKFTVFTFITVSMSSLFIHFVPEVTLTTNPIINALFGGVVMGTGIGFALKSSISSGGTDIVSLTIRKKTGRNVGSISLIVNGIIMLIAGLTFGWEYALYSMITIFVSSRVTDAVFTKQKRMQAMIITSHPEEVINKIHNKLHRGATIINGAEGTYNHEQKAVLITVITRAEFSEFKYIMKQTDPTAFVSVSDNVHILGRFVEE